AAGACTTCTTCAATAGTCGAATTCCATACAAAGTTCATCTTTTCGTTACTAAATGCTTTCTCTGCACTTATCTTATTACAATCAAGAATTCCTTCATCATGTAAAACAATAACAGTAACCTTACTTGCAAATTTTGTAATATACATACCTTCTTCAATTGCCTGGTCTCCACTACCAACTACAACTACATGTTCATCCTCAAAGAACTCAGCATCACAAGTGGCACAGTATGCCACTCCATTACCTCTCAATCGTTTTTCACCAGGGATATTAAGAACCCTCGGTTGAGTACCGCAGGCTAAAATGACTGCTTTTGCAGTAAATTCCCTTCCATTTTTAGTTGTAATTATTTTTTCCCTCCGGGAAAAATCTACTTCAACAACTTCATCTTTTATTAATTCTGTTCCTACATTTTCTGCATGTTTTTTGAAAGTACTCATTAACGCTGGCCCACTATCCTTCTCATGTCCAGGATAGTTTACTATTTCTCTAGTACTATATATTAACCCACCAAAAGAACCTTTGTTAATAACTAGAGTTTTGATTTTAGCTCTTCCTCCATATATTGCTGAAGTTAATCCGGCAGGTCCACCACCAATTATTATTAAATCATAGTTGCTACTCATCATATGCACCTCAATCTTGAACATTATAGTATTTCTACTATCTTCGCTTCTACGTCTTCTTCTTCAACTTGGCCGACTAATTTGCCTTTGTATTCACCACCATAAAAAAATAAAATTTGTGGGACCCCTCTTAAAGAGAATCTTTTATATAAATCTTTATTTTGTTCTACATCAATATAATAAAATCCCAACTTGCCCTCATATTTTTCTAATAAATCCTCTATTATTGAAATTATTTCTTGACATACATGACAACTTTTCCTTGAGAAAACTACTAGGCAAGCCTCGCAATTATCATAAATCACTTCCTCAAAAGATACTGCATCTAATTTTTTAAGTTGCATATAAAACACTCCATTCTTAATTCTTAGTTTTGGAAAAATACTATTTCCACCACAATTATATTTTTGAATCTTTTAAAAAAAAGCATAGCTATTAGCTATGCTTTTTTTAAAACTCTTCCTCAAAAATTTGATAAACCGGTGCACCTTCACATTGTGCAGGCATTCTTACACCTCCAAGTATAGCAATTGTTGGCGCAATATCTACTTGTCTAATAACACGTTCTGTATAAAAGCCTTTTTTAAAACCTTGACCAGCAGCTATAAATAAAGGTGATACTGTTGTATCAAAATAGCCATTTACAGTAGATAAAGAATCACCGTGGCACCTATTAAAACCTTCTTCCAAAAATATGATAATGTCACCACATTCAGGCCCACCCAAACCAATCACTTCGGCATCTTTATTCCTTAATGCTACCGAAATTACTCGTTTGCCAGTAGAAGAATCTCTGTAATTATATAAATCATCAATAATTTTTACTACTAAATCATTATACTCTTCAGGTTTTACAATGCCGGTTTTATTTCTTCCTTTTAGATTTATCCAAATATGATTTGAACGTGTAGCGATAGCTTTTGTTTTTTCCCAATCAATTTCTTTTATGTCGTTACCATTTTCGTCTTTCTTGACCGCGGTGTATCCTAATTCTTCCATAACACGAACATTTACTCCAAAAGGGTCGCCTATTAAAGGTGGATGTTCATCTGAAACCAATAATCCATGATCAGAAGTTACTATAATACTCCATCCTTTATCTAATAGGTGCATAAATTCACCTAGATACCTATCAGTATCTATATAAACATCTTCTATGAATTTTTGATATGCTTTTTCATCATTTTCTAAATAATCTCTAGTCTTAGCTAACTGCCAGAATAAGTGCCCTTGGCTATCTACATTGTGTATATGTGAAAAAACTATTTCGTAATTCTCTTTTTCAATCATATAATTCATTGCATCGGCTTGCCACTTTGTATGTTTTTCCCATGTTGGAATTAAAGTTTTTTCTGTTAATTCTACATCATTCCCACCAGACATACTAATTGGCGGGACATAGCCAATATTTTCAACCACATCTTTGTAAATAGACTTTGGATGCCAAACTTCATCATTATTAACATCAAATGCATTACTCATCCATAATCTTACTTCAGAACCATCACAAGCAATCTCCAGTACCTTATAAAATCTTGCACCTATAAAAGTTTCTTCTTCAACTTGTATTTCATCAGAAATAAGCGGAGAAAGCTCATCACTTTTAAGTGTAATAAATGGTTTTACTTCACTTTTAGACTTATAGATTGCTACCCTGTCAAACTCATTATTTCTGTTTTTTAAAATTAGTGCGGGTCTTCTTACAAACCCACCTGATGTAATTATTGTAAATTCTTTTGCACCTTCAGGTGCATTTTTCCAGCCTACTGGATCTTTTATTGGAGAATTTACTAAATCAAATGGTATTTTTTCTAAAGCTAAATCACCATCATCATGAGATAACATGATATTTATAACTTCTTTAGTACTATTTAGAGTATCCAGATTATCAGCAGCTCCACTTCCACCATGACCTTCTACATCTGTTATAACACACCCTGCACCAGTATCAGTAACTGCATAAGGCTGATATTTTACAGTTTCAAATTCATTTGAAGCTACTATTAGTTTTTCCCAATCAATGCCTGCATGGCCTAAATTAATGGCACATGGCTGAGTACCATCTACCACATGTAGATTTGGACTATCTAATGTTGGTGGCCAAGCACCACCTGGCCAGTGCCAAACAAGTGTCTTTTTACCTCCAGATGCAAAAACATTCCAAAGTGGTTCTGCTTTACATCTTCTGGAATCCATTGCATATACCATTGTATCCAAATCCTCTTTT
The Desulfitibacter sp. BRH_c19 DNA segment above includes these coding regions:
- a CDS encoding pyridine nucleotide-disulfide oxidoreductase produces the protein MSSNYDLIIIGGGPAGLTSAIYGGRAKIKTLVINKGSFGGLIYSTREIVNYPGHEKDSGPALMSTFKKHAENVGTELIKDEVVEVDFSRREKIITTKNGREFTAKAVILACGTQPRVLNIPGEKRLRGNGVAYCATCDAEFFEDEHVVVVGSGDQAIEEGMYITKFASKVTVIVLHDEGILDCNKISAEKAFSNEKMNFVWNSTIEEVLGEFNVDGVQIKNLKTGVSSQLACQGVFFFVGTVPSTGFLKDSGLQYNQNGYIPVNDLMETNIEGVYAAGDNRVKYLRQVVSAAGDGATAAVAAERYIEELNYFQKIILGSNIPVLLLFFKPLVAESLQFGTLLEEVASEIGERYKIIKVDMSTKKSIAEKYGIKEVPAVVLLNKGEVIKLLDCSIDKESLNLQL
- a CDS encoding thioredoxin, which codes for MQLKKLDAVSFEEVIYDNCEACLVVFSRKSCHVCQEIISIIEDLLEKYEGKLGFYYIDVEQNKDLYKRFSLRGVPQILFFYGGEYKGKLVGQVEEEDVEAKIVEIL
- a CDS encoding nucleotide pyrophosphatase; the encoded protein is MVRKALSDKIIVLGVDGMDPSLTKRFMDEGKLPNIKKIVENGAQRQDLVMLGAHPTVTPPLWATLATGAYPRTHGLTCFWNQSKEDLDTMVYAMDSRRCKAEPLWNVFASGGKKTLVWHWPGGAWPPTLDSPNLHVVDGTQPCAINLGHAGIDWEKLIVASNEFETVKYQPYAVTDTGAGCVITDVEGHGGSGAADNLDTLNSTKEVINIMLSHDDGDLALEKIPFDLVNSPIKDPVGWKNAPEGAKEFTIITSGGFVRRPALILKNRNNEFDRVAIYKSKSEVKPFITLKSDELSPLISDEIQVEEETFIGARFYKVLEIACDGSEVRLWMSNAFDVNNDEVWHPKSIYKDVVENIGYVPPISMSGGNDVELTEKTLIPTWEKHTKWQADAMNYMIEKENYEIVFSHIHNVDSQGHLFWQLAKTRDYLENDEKAYQKFIEDVYIDTDRYLGEFMHLLDKGWSIIVTSDHGLLVSDEHPPLIGDPFGVNVRVMEELGYTAVKKDENGNDIKEIDWEKTKAIATRSNHIWINLKGRNKTGIVKPEEYNDLVVKIIDDLYNYRDSSTGKRVISVALRNKDAEVIGLGGPECGDIIIFLEEGFNRCHGDSLSTVNGYFDTTVSPLFIAAGQGFKKGFYTERVIRQVDIAPTIAILGGVRMPAQCEGAPVYQIFEEEF